A portion of the Aphelocoma coerulescens isolate FSJ_1873_10779 chromosome 1, UR_Acoe_1.0, whole genome shotgun sequence genome contains these proteins:
- the C1S gene encoding complement C1s subcomponent, with protein MWFLIFFCLPLWADAASMYGEILSPNYPQGYPNDVNKTWEIQVPSGYGIHLYFTHLDLEPSQDCEYDFVKILSGGYVEGVLCGQKKPRAPGSWIVEEFNVPYNTLTMTFQSDFSNEERFTGFAAYYIAVDVDECMDFVDEPCSHYCNNYIGGYFCSCPPDYFLYEDNKTCGVNCSGNVFTEPTGEISSPNYPNQYPENSRCDYRVALSPGYFVVLTIHSGDFDVEPADSNGTCHDSLTIVSGKQRFGPYCGNKFPGPPEIKTRNNILDIIFQTDHGTQHKGWKIRYYGDPVTCPMSVIPNSVLDPKKDRYILKDIVKVTCVEGYEIVRQRDSIMSFLSGCQENGEWSNSHLRCVPVNCGDPPPVENAQASYVSELHEPLYTAAVRYQCEAPYYTLENKGDVIYRCSASGEWVNEEMGTKLPKCVPVCGVPSNPIRDTGRIFGGTRAEKGNFPWQVYFSDPRASGVLISDRWVMTAAHVLDGYDKPTMYAGVIDVRRESLKWDAEKLIPEASFIHPGWKEEPTETRLDFDNDIALLKLRDPVKMGPNISPICLPGKSPEYELQEGTLGYIAGWGWRERGRLPADLWKAQIPVVNMDKCRSVKPDGYDGSVVYIFTDNMICAGGGKDSCQGDSGGAYAIQDPLNATRYYVAGLISWGPKCGTFGLYTKVVHYLDWIRETMSKHEDEEALQK; from the exons ATGTG GTTCCTTATCTTCTTCTGTCTCCCCCTCTGGGCTGATGCGGCCTCCATGTATGGAGAGATCTTGTCACCCAATTACCCTCAGGGGTATCCCAATGATGTGAACAAAACTTGGGAAATCCAGGTCCCTTCGGGATATGGTATTCACCTTTATTTCACGCATCTGGATCTTGAACCATCGCAGGACTGCGAATATGACTTTGTGAAG ATCCTGTCTGGTGGCTATGTTGAAGGTGTGCTTTGCGGGCAGAAGAAACCTCGTGCCCCTGGCTCCTGGATTGTGGAGGAATTTAATGTCCCTTACAACACCCTCACTATGACATTCCAATCAGACTTTTCCAATGAGGAGCGTTTCACTGGTTTTGCTGCCTACTACATTGCTGTGG ACGTGGATGAGTGCATGGATTTTGTGGATGAACCTTGCAGTCATTACTGTAATAACTATATTGGAGGTTACTTCTGTAGCTGTCCACCAGATTATTTCCTCTATGAAGATAACAAAACATGTGGAG TGAACTGCAGTGGAAATGTCTTCACTGAGCCAACAGGGGAGATTTCCAGCCCCAACTATCCCAACCAGTACCCAGAGAACTCTCGGTGTGACTACCGAGTGGCTCTGAGCCCAGGCTACTTCGTGGTGCTGACCATACACAGCGGGGACTTCGACGTGGAACCAGCCGACTCCAACGGGACCTGCCACGACAGCTTAACA ATTGTCTCTGGAAAACAGCGTTTCGGTCCCTATTGTGGCAACAAATTCCCAGGTCCTCCTGAAATCAAAACCAGGAACAACATTCTTGACATaatcttccagacagaccacgGCACACAACACAAAGGCTGGAAAATACGCTACTATGGGGACC CTGTAACCTGTCCCATGAGCGTTATCCCCAACTCTGTTCTTGACCCCAAGAAGGACAGGTATATCTTAAAGGACATTGTGAAGGTGACCTGCGTGGAAGGCTACGAAATTGTGAGG CAACGAGATAGCATCATGAGTTTTCTCTCCGGCTGTCAGGAAAATGGTGAATGGAGCAACTCCCATTTGAGATGTGTTC CTGTGAACTGTGGTGATCCCCCTCCTGTTGAGAATGCCCAAGCCTCGTATGTCTCCGAGCTGCACGAGCCTCTGTACACAGCTGCTGTCCGCTATCAGTGTGAGGCACCCTACTACACCCTAGAAAACAAAGGAGATG TGATATATCGGTGCTCAGCCAGTGGAGAATGGGTCAATGAAGAGATGGGAACAAAGCTACCAAAATGTGTCCCAG tcTGTGGGGTGCCTAGTAATCCCATCCGAGACACAGGAAGGATTTTTGGAGGCACCCGTGCAGAAAAGGGCAACTTTCCCTGGCAGGTGTATTTCAGTGACCCCAGAGCAAGCGGCGTGCTCATCTCTGACAGATGGGTGATGACTGCAGCTCACGTGCTGGATGGATATGACAAGCCCACCATGTATGCTGGGGTAATCGATGTTCGTAGGGAATCTCTGAAGTGGGATGCCGAAAAGCTGATCCCAGAAGCTTCATTCATCCATCCTGGTTGGAAGGAGGAGCCCACAGAAACCAGGCTTGATTTTGATAATGATATTGCACTACTGAAGCTGAGGGATCCTGTGAAGATGGGTCCGAACATCTCACCCATCTGTCTTCCTGGTAAATCACCCGAATATGAGCTGCAAGAAGGGACTCTGGGCTACATtgctggatggggctggagagagagaggaagactCCCTGCTGATCTTTGGAAGGCCCAGATTCCCGTGGTGAACATGGACAAGTGCCGATCTGTGAAACCAGACGGCTACGATGGTTCCGTCGTCTACATATTCACCGACAATATGATCTGTGCTGGTGGTGGCAAGGACAGCTGTCAGGGGGACAGTGGTGGAGCCTATGCCATCCAGGATCCTCTGAATGCCACCCGGTACTATGTCGCAGGGCTGATCTCCTGGGGGCCAAAATGTGGCACCTTTGGTCTTTACACCAAGGTGGTGCATTACTTGGACTGGATTAGAGAGACCATGAGCAAGCACGAGGATGAGGAAGCTTTGCAGAAATAG